The following coding sequences are from one Lasioglossum baleicum unplaced genomic scaffold, iyLasBale1 scaffold0874, whole genome shotgun sequence window:
- the LOC143220383 gene encoding large ribosomal subunit protein bL35m-like: MLRIVSTVIRGITSHANIVNATNSLIPKQFPIAQSIQQKFFGVFSPTINNFNSVPDVKQKSIFSQSHANSVTPLTLVPTITPVRTVTKYSLRKGKRKCVKPVVHRFFRLNWGIWIRTRAGRHSMLWKKCEKKKRELRQHVFCNATQSTTLDKMVTKFWRRPHYYVDDPYNPYHTREEFPITRKKPKEY, encoded by the exons ATGTTGCGTATTGTTAGTACTGTTATTCGAG gCATTACTTCACATGCCAATATTGTCAATGCAACAAACTCCTTAATACCTAAACAATTTCCTATTGCACAATCTATTCAACAGAAATTCTTTGGTGTATTCTCTCCtacaattaataatttcaatagtgTTCCTGATGTGAagcaaaaatcaatatttag TCAATCTCATGCCAATAGTGTTACACCATTAACCTTAGTACCTACAATAACTCCTGTAAGAACAGTTACAAAATACTCTTTGAGAAAAGGTAAAAGGAAGTGTGTGAAGCCTGTGGTACATAGGTTTTTTAGATTAAATTG GGGTATATGGATTCGAACTCGTGCTGGACGTCACAGTATGCTTTGGAAAAAGTGTGAGAAGAAAAAACGTGAACTGAGGCAACATGTTTTTTGCAATGCAACTCAGTCTACTACGTTGGACAAAATGGTAACAAAGTTTTGGAGAAGACCACACTATTATGTAGATGATCCTTATAATCCATACCATACACGTGAAGAATTCCCTATAACACGAAAAAAACCAAAGgaatactaa
- the LOC143220382 gene encoding oxaloacetate tautomerase FAHD2A, mitochondrial, translated as MPYRCKLRSLSRACFAFRNSCAEKTNTHFATSTPGRNFSTSGAVDMRFVQFTNKNGGPQHLGVQLVQGGDIIAVSAVDSRIPNTLKKFLEGGDDLLKKAKREDEVSLLTMVERIVAQGRSVIPEADVNFLAPVTRMDKLACVGLNYIGHCKEQGVSPPESPVIFSKFPSNIIGPRDNIILPPISEKVDWEAELAIVIGKRCKALNKDEGEDCIFGYTVAQDITARDWQKSKRNGGQFLLGKSMDTFCPLGPAVVIKEAICDINNLPVKSWVNGNMKQDGNTSELIFKPHEIVAYISQFMTLLPGDVILTGTPAGVGFTRKPPEYLQRGDVLETEIEGLGRLRNKVL; from the exons ATGCCTTATCGTTGTAAATTGCGATCGCTCAGCAGAGCTTGTTTCGCCTTTAGAAACTCGTGTGCCGAGAAAACCAACACGCATTTCGCCACTAGCACACCCGGCAGAAATTTCTCTACTAGTGGTGCAGTCGACATGAG GTTCGTGCAGTTCACCAACAAAAATGGCGGGCCACAGCATCTGGGAGTGCAGCTTGTTCAGGGTGGCGACATAATTGCCGTTTCTGCAGTGGATTCACGGATTCCGAACACGTTGAAGAAATTTCTGGAGGGTGGTGACGACCTGTTGAAAAAGGCGAAAAG GGAAGACGAAGTGAGCCTGTTGACCATGGTAGAGAG AATAGTCGCACAAGGACGGAGCGTGATACCAGAAGCGGATGTGAACTTTTTGGCGCCGGTTACCCGAATGGACAAGTTGGCTTGCGTCGGTCTGAACTATATTGGCCACTGTAAGGAGCAAGGAGTGTCGCCGCCGGAATCGCCAGTCATCTTCAGCAAATTCCCCAGCAATATCATCGGACCGCGTGACAACATCATACTTCCGCCGATCTCGGAA AAAGTCGACTGGGAGGCCGAGCTCGCGATAGTAATCGGCAAAAGGTGCAAGGCGTTGAACAAGGACGAGGGAGAGGATTGTATTTTCGGTTATACAGTGGCGCAGGATATCACGGCGCGGGATTGGCAAAAATCGAAGAGAAATGGTGGTCAGTTTTTACTTGGGAAAAGCATGGACACGTTCTGTCCGTTAGGACCAGCAGTTGTCATCAAGGAAGCCATTTGTGATATCAACAATCTTCCCGTGAAGTCGTGGGTGAATGGTAACATGAAGCAGGATGGTAACACCAGCGAGTTGATTTTTAAGCCTCACGAAATTGTCGCCTACATTTCACA GTTTATGACACTATTACCGGGAGACGTAATCCTAACAGGCACGCCAGCTGGCGTAGGATTTACTCGTAAACCACCGGAATACTTACAG CGCGGAGACGTGTTGGAGACGGAAATAGAAGGTCTGGGTCGCTTGAGAAACAAGGTTCTCTGA